The proteins below come from a single Serpentinimonas raichei genomic window:
- a CDS encoding histidine phosphatase family protein — MGTLYLVRHGQASFGADDYDRLSPLGQRQSLRLGEHLRAHGWQPDAVLCGTLRRHTQTWDALARGLGGPTPEPLPWPGLNEYDSAALIEALHAAPLPSPHTPEGYRQHFRLLRDALRQWMAGVLTPVGMPDYPAFVAGVVAALDHVRQLGQGRVLIVSSGGPIATAVGHLLGTTPETTIELNLRLRNTALTEFEFNPKRHTLQSFNTLPHLAQPEQADWISYA; from the coding sequence ATGGGAACGCTCTACTTGGTGCGCCACGGCCAGGCCTCGTTTGGCGCCGACGACTACGACCGCCTGAGCCCGCTCGGGCAGCGCCAGAGCCTGCGCTTGGGCGAGCACCTGCGCGCCCACGGCTGGCAGCCCGATGCGGTGCTGTGTGGCACCTTGCGCCGCCACACCCAGACCTGGGATGCGCTGGCACGCGGACTCGGCGGCCCGACCCCCGAGCCGCTGCCATGGCCGGGCCTGAACGAGTACGACAGCGCCGCCCTGATCGAGGCCCTGCACGCCGCGCCCCTGCCGTCGCCCCACACCCCCGAGGGCTACCGGCAGCATTTTCGGCTGCTGCGCGACGCGCTGCGCCAGTGGATGGCGGGCGTGCTCACGCCAGTGGGCATGCCCGACTACCCGGCCTTTGTGGCCGGCGTGGTGGCGGCGCTGGACCATGTGCGCCAGCTCGGCCAAGGCCGGGTGCTGATCGTCAGCAGCGGCGGCCCGATCGCCACCGCCGTCGGCCACCTGCTGGGCACCACACCCGAGACCACGATCGAGCTCAACCTGCGGCTGCGCAACACCGCGCTCACCGAATTCGAATTCAACCCCAAGCGCCACACGCTGCAAAGCTTCAACACGCTGCCGCACCTGGCGCAGCCCGAGCAGGCCGACTGGATCAGCTACGCCTGA
- a CDS encoding ribonuclease catalytic domain-containing protein, producing the protein MYALFDEAGKLLAGRILSESESALQVELESGKRVKVKAALVLLRFAQPEPSALLQAAEALRPQIELELAWEFAPEAEFGFAELAAEYFQDPPTTAQQLAALLRLGEAPHYFRRAGKGRYKKAPAEVVQQALAAIEKKRQIQAQTEAWAAELAAGQCPPAVAQQLYKILFRPDKNAPEYKAVVHAARSSHTAPLLLLQRAGAIRNAYEFHWQRFLFDQFPKGVGFAALPPLPPLPENLPLATVQAFSIDDSSTTEIDDALSLQGLGGAEVTLGIHIAAPGLAIEPGGALDQVARQRLSTVYMPGHKITMLPDAVVQAYTLDAGGARPALSLYLRLDAETLELRGSETRIEQVPIAHNLRHDQLDQALSVDWLQNPAAAPGAPLPEAIVALRPQLAFLYRLALHCKARREAVRGKPETFTRPDYTFALQDAPPEGPTGDERVQIGTRSRGAPLDLMVAEAMILANSTWGQWLADCGVPAIYRSQASLAPGIKVRMGARALPHAGIGVACYAWSSSPLRRYTDLVNQWQLIACVRHGKAAALAAPFKPRDTALLVVISAFDAAYTAYAQFQNGMERYWTLRYLQQQQIGELSASVIKDGLVRADTLPLVLNAAGSAGLARGTPVRLRLGDIDLIGLEVSASVIEQLARTAPTGAESAEPEPDEEDEAALAPALALAVDLDDDAESETLPPSDSASEVAEVAAPNEAAHKAAP; encoded by the coding sequence TTGTACGCCCTGTTTGACGAAGCCGGTAAGTTGCTCGCTGGCCGCATCCTGTCCGAATCCGAGTCCGCGCTGCAAGTCGAGCTGGAGTCGGGCAAGCGCGTCAAGGTCAAGGCCGCCTTGGTGCTGCTGCGCTTTGCCCAGCCCGAGCCGAGCGCGCTGCTGCAGGCGGCCGAGGCCCTGCGGCCGCAGATCGAGCTCGAGCTGGCGTGGGAGTTTGCGCCCGAGGCCGAGTTTGGCTTTGCCGAACTGGCGGCCGAGTATTTTCAGGACCCGCCCACCACGGCGCAGCAACTCGCCGCCTTGTTGCGCCTAGGCGAGGCGCCGCATTATTTTCGCCGCGCCGGCAAGGGGCGCTACAAAAAAGCCCCGGCGGAGGTGGTGCAGCAGGCGCTGGCGGCGATCGAGAAAAAGCGCCAGATCCAGGCCCAGACCGAGGCCTGGGCGGCCGAGTTGGCTGCGGGCCAGTGCCCGCCGGCGGTGGCCCAGCAGCTCTATAAAATCCTGTTTCGGCCCGATAAAAACGCGCCCGAGTACAAGGCCGTGGTGCACGCCGCGCGCAGCAGCCACACCGCCCCCTTGCTGCTGCTGCAGCGCGCGGGCGCCATCCGCAATGCCTACGAATTTCATTGGCAGCGCTTTTTGTTCGATCAGTTCCCCAAGGGCGTGGGTTTTGCGGCGCTGCCGCCCCTGCCGCCCTTGCCCGAGAACCTGCCGCTGGCCACGGTGCAGGCGTTTTCGATCGACGACTCCAGCACCACCGAAATCGACGACGCGCTCAGCCTGCAGGGCCTGGGTGGCGCCGAGGTGACGCTGGGCATCCACATCGCGGCGCCGGGGCTGGCCATCGAACCCGGCGGCGCGCTCGATCAGGTGGCGCGCCAGCGCCTGTCCACCGTGTACATGCCGGGGCACAAAATCACCATGCTGCCCGACGCGGTGGTGCAGGCCTACACGCTCGACGCCGGGGGCGCGCGCCCGGCGCTGTCGCTCTACCTGCGGCTGGATGCCGAGACGCTGGAGCTGCGCGGCAGCGAGACGCGCATCGAGCAGGTGCCGATCGCGCACAACCTGCGCCACGACCAGCTCGACCAGGCCCTCAGCGTCGACTGGCTGCAAAACCCCGCTGCGGCGCCCGGGGCCCCGCTGCCCGAAGCCATCGTCGCCCTGCGCCCGCAACTGGCTTTTTTGTACCGGCTGGCGCTGCACTGCAAAGCGCGGCGCGAGGCGGTGCGCGGCAAACCCGAGACCTTCACCCGGCCCGACTACACCTTTGCCCTGCAAGACGCGCCCCCCGAAGGCCCGACGGGCGATGAGCGGGTGCAGATCGGCACCCGCAGCCGCGGCGCGCCGCTGGACCTGATGGTGGCCGAGGCCATGATTCTGGCCAACAGCACCTGGGGCCAGTGGCTGGCCGACTGCGGCGTGCCCGCCATCTACCGCAGCCAGGCCAGCCTGGCGCCGGGCATCAAGGTGCGCATGGGGGCCAGGGCGCTGCCGCACGCCGGCATCGGGGTGGCTTGCTACGCCTGGAGCAGCTCGCCGCTGCGCCGCTACACCGATCTGGTCAACCAGTGGCAACTGATCGCTTGCGTGCGCCACGGCAAGGCGGCCGCGCTGGCGGCGCCCTTCAAGCCGCGCGACACCGCCCTGCTGGTGGTCATCAGCGCCTTCGACGCCGCCTACACCGCCTACGCCCAGTTTCAAAACGGCATGGAGCGCTACTGGACGCTGCGCTACCTGCAGCAACAGCAGATCGGCGAGCTCAGCGCCAGCGTCATCAAAGACGGGCTGGTGCGCGCCGACACCCTGCCGCTGGTGCTCAACGCCGCCGGCAGCGCGGGGCTGGCGCGCGGCACCCCGGTGCGGCTGCGGCTGGGCGACATCGACCTGATTGGGCTCGAGGTGTCGGCCAGCGTGATCGAGCAACTGGCGCGCACGGCCCCAACTGGCGCCGAGTCCGCTGAACCCGAGCCCGACGAGGAGGACGAAGCCGCGCTGGCCCCCGCGCTGGCGCTGGCGGTGGACCTCGATGACGACGCCGAGTCGGAGACGCTGCCGCCATCCGACAGCGCCTCTGAAGTTGCAGAGGTGGCGGCGCCCAACGAAGCGGCGCACAAAGCCGCGCCTTGA
- the queE gene encoding 7-carboxy-7-deazaguanine synthase yields the protein MNYSVKEIFYTLQGEGAQSGRAAVFCRFAGCNLWSGREADRASAQCRFCDTDFVGTDGSGGGKFASALALAQAVWACWGGGSGISSGLGAGRPLVVCTGGEPLLQLDAALIEALHAQGFEIAVETNGTLALPEGLDWVCVSPKADAELRVQRGDELKLVYPQAEAPPERFAGLDFAHFFLQPLDGPLRQAHTQQAIGYCMAHPQWRLSLQTHKWLGIP from the coding sequence ATGAACTACAGCGTCAAAGAAATTTTCTACACCCTGCAAGGCGAGGGCGCCCAGAGCGGGCGCGCCGCCGTGTTTTGCCGCTTTGCCGGTTGCAACCTCTGGAGCGGCCGCGAGGCCGACCGGGCCAGCGCCCAGTGCCGTTTTTGCGACACCGATTTCGTGGGCACCGACGGCAGCGGCGGCGGCAAATTTGCCAGCGCGCTGGCGCTGGCGCAGGCGGTGTGGGCCTGCTGGGGCGGCGGCAGCGGAATAAGTTCGGGTTTGGGCGCAGGCCGGCCGCTGGTGGTGTGCACGGGCGGCGAGCCGCTGCTGCAGCTCGACGCCGCCCTGATCGAGGCGCTGCATGCCCAAGGCTTTGAGATCGCCGTCGAGACCAATGGCACGCTGGCGCTGCCCGAAGGGCTGGACTGGGTCTGCGTCAGCCCCAAGGCCGACGCCGAGCTGCGCGTGCAGCGCGGCGACGAGCTCAAGCTGGTCTATCCGCAAGCCGAGGCCCCGCCCGAGCGCTTTGCGGGGCTGGACTTTGCGCACTTTTTTTTGCAGCCGCTGGATGGACCGCTGCGCCAGGCGCACACCCAGCAGGCGATCGGCTATTGCATGGCGCATCCGCAATGGCGCTTGTCGCTGCAAACCCACAAATGGCTCGGCATCCCTTGA
- a CDS encoding 6-pyruvoyl trahydropterin synthase family protein — protein sequence MLSLYHCAQAGFEAARQLQRRAPQHPQARLHGHSFEARLRARVEPGWAAVAGTEVEQLQQHLADVTAALDHRLLNDCLPEPDDTALARWLQQRLPSAGLQLVQIGVQSTPRSGCELDATGHAHTWRRYRFEAAHQLPRVPAGHKCGRMHGHGFEVLLHARPDGLFDELGAADRLDHAWAPLQQRLHRHCLNDIAGLENPTSEVLSAWLWQQLVAALPGLSRVTVFETASCGASFDGQRYRIWKDLTLDSARRLRHAPPDHPLAALYGHTYTLRLGLGGALDAVQGWVLDFGDVKRLFDPLFKALDHQPLHELAATAGLPDCDCASLAGWILQQGRRELAALERVDLYQTPGCGALVMAADPGLSPI from the coding sequence ATGCTGAGCCTGTACCACTGCGCCCAAGCCGGCTTCGAAGCGGCGCGGCAACTGCAGCGCCGCGCGCCCCAGCACCCGCAGGCGCGCCTGCATGGGCACAGCTTTGAGGCGCGGCTGCGCGCGCGCGTGGAACCCGGCTGGGCGGCGGTGGCCGGCACCGAGGTGGAGCAGTTGCAGCAGCATCTGGCGGATGTGACGGCGGCGTTGGACCACCGCCTGCTCAACGACTGCCTGCCCGAGCCCGACGACACCGCGCTGGCGCGCTGGTTGCAGCAGCGCTTGCCCAGCGCGGGCTTGCAACTGGTCCAGATCGGGGTGCAAAGCACCCCGCGCAGCGGCTGCGAGCTCGATGCCACCGGCCACGCCCACACGTGGCGGCGTTACCGCTTCGAGGCGGCGCACCAGTTGCCGCGCGTGCCGGCGGGCCACAAGTGCGGCCGCATGCACGGGCACGGCTTCGAGGTGCTGCTGCACGCGCGCCCAGACGGGCTGTTTGATGAGCTGGGCGCCGCCGACCGCCTCGACCACGCCTGGGCACCGTTGCAGCAGCGCCTGCACCGGCACTGCCTGAACGACATCGCGGGGCTGGAAAACCCCACCAGCGAGGTGCTGTCGGCGTGGCTGTGGCAGCAGCTGGTGGCCGCCCTGCCCGGCCTGAGCCGGGTCACGGTGTTCGAGACCGCCTCCTGCGGGGCCAGCTTCGACGGACAGCGCTACCGCATCTGGAAAGACCTGACACTCGACAGCGCGCGCCGGCTGCGCCACGCCCCGCCTGACCACCCCCTGGCGGCCCTGTACGGGCACACCTACACGCTGCGCCTAGGGCTGGGCGGGGCACTCGATGCGGTGCAGGGCTGGGTGCTCGATTTCGGCGACGTCAAGCGCTTGTTCGACCCGCTGTTCAAGGCCCTCGACCACCAGCCTTTGCACGAGCTGGCCGCCACGGCGGGTCTGCCCGACTGCGATTGCGCCAGCTTGGCTGGGTGGATCTTGCAACAAGGGCGGCGCGAGCTGGCGGCCTTGGAGCGAGTCGATCTGTACCAGACGCCCGGCTGCGGGGCGCTGGTCATGGCCGCCGACCCGGGCCTGAGCCCGATTTGA
- the queC gene encoding 7-cyano-7-deazaguanine synthase QueC has translation MTLMSAAQPTAVVLLSGGLDSATVLALARERGFAACALSFDYGQRHAHELAAARAQAQAQGTRRHITLPVDLRAFGGSALTDQALVVPKQRTLDELAQQGIPLTYVPARNTVFLSLALAWAETLGSCDIFIGVNALDYSGYPDCRPAFIQAFEAMANLATRAGVEGAQRLRIHAPLQHLSKAEIVREALRLGVDLAHTCSCYDPGPLGQPCGACDACLLRAKGFAEVGCPDPLRQRFGLHQ, from the coding sequence ATGACTTTGATGAGCGCGGCCCAACCCACGGCGGTGGTGCTGCTCAGCGGCGGCCTCGATTCGGCCACCGTGTTGGCCTTGGCGCGTGAGCGCGGCTTTGCCGCCTGCGCCCTGAGCTTCGATTACGGCCAGCGCCACGCCCACGAACTGGCCGCGGCGCGGGCGCAGGCGCAGGCCCAAGGGACGCGGCGCCACATCACGCTGCCGGTGGATCTGCGCGCCTTTGGCGGTTCGGCCCTGACCGATCAGGCGCTGGTGGTGCCCAAGCAGCGCACGCTGGATGAGCTGGCGCAGCAGGGCATACCGCTCACCTACGTACCGGCGCGCAACACGGTGTTTCTGAGCCTGGCGCTGGCATGGGCCGAAACCCTGGGCAGTTGCGACATTTTCATCGGTGTCAACGCGCTCGACTACTCGGGTTACCCCGACTGCCGCCCGGCCTTCATCCAGGCTTTCGAGGCCATGGCCAACTTGGCCACCCGGGCGGGCGTCGAAGGCGCGCAGCGGCTGCGCATCCATGCCCCCTTGCAGCACCTGAGCAAGGCCGAGATCGTGCGCGAGGCGCTGCGCCTCGGGGTCGATCTGGCGCACACCTGCAGCTGCTACGACCCAGGCCCGCTAGGCCAGCCCTGCGGCGCTTGCGACGCCTGCCTGCTGCGCGCCAAGGGCTTTGCCGAGGTGGGCTGCCCCGACCCCTTGCGGCAGCGCTTTGGCCTGCACCAATGA
- the rfaH gene encoding transcription/translation regulatory transformer protein RfaH, which translates to MHWYLVHTKPRKELCALEHLERQGFDCYLPLLRSEKLRRAGLQACDEPLFPRYLFIQLGLDLQARSWGPIRSTVGVSRLVAFGSEPAKVPDALVDQLRLHEAQLRGHVVPLFQPGQRVCITQGPFAGLEGVFQIAEGERRVLVLIEMLCKPVLLPLEPSALRKAG; encoded by the coding sequence TTGCACTGGTATCTGGTCCACACCAAACCGCGCAAAGAGTTGTGCGCACTCGAGCACTTGGAGCGCCAAGGGTTTGACTGTTACTTGCCGCTGCTGCGCTCCGAAAAGCTGCGCCGCGCCGGCCTGCAAGCCTGCGACGAGCCCTTGTTTCCGCGTTATTTGTTCATTCAGTTGGGGCTCGATTTGCAAGCCCGCAGTTGGGGCCCGATCCGCTCCACCGTGGGGGTGAGCCGCTTGGTGGCGTTCGGCTCTGAGCCCGCCAAAGTGCCCGACGCACTGGTCGACCAGTTGCGCCTGCACGAGGCCCAGCTGCGCGGCCACGTGGTGCCGCTGTTTCAGCCCGGCCAGCGGGTGTGCATCACCCAAGGGCCGTTTGCGGGCCTCGAGGGGGTGTTCCAGATCGCCGAGGGCGAGCGTCGGGTGCTGGTGCTGATCGAAATGCTCTGCAAGCCGGTGTTGCTGCCGCTCGAACCCAGCGCGCTGCGCAAGGCCGGCTAG
- the rnhA gene encoding ribonuclease HI has translation MKSVVIYTDGACKGNPGPGGWGVLLRTEGAEKTLCGGAAQTTNNRMELTAVIEALQALKRPCRVTLWLDSEYVRKGITEWLPGWKARGWKTAARQPVKNVDLWQQLDALVQQGGHAIDWRWVRGHTGDPGNERADALANQGVAQARAAPPRPPL, from the coding sequence ATGAAATCGGTCGTCATCTACACCGACGGCGCCTGCAAAGGCAACCCGGGCCCTGGGGGCTGGGGCGTGCTGTTGCGCACCGAGGGGGCTGAAAAAACGCTCTGCGGCGGCGCGGCGCAGACCACCAACAACCGCATGGAACTCACCGCTGTCATCGAGGCCTTGCAGGCGCTCAAGCGCCCGTGCCGCGTCACGCTGTGGCTCGACAGCGAATACGTGCGCAAAGGCATCACCGAATGGCTGCCGGGCTGGAAAGCCAGGGGCTGGAAAACGGCGGCTCGCCAGCCCGTCAAAAACGTCGATCTGTGGCAGCAGCTCGACGCCTTGGTGCAGCAGGGCGGGCACGCAATCGACTGGCGTTGGGTCAGGGGCCACACCGGCGACCCGGGCAACGAGCGCGCCGACGCCCTCGCCAACCAAGGCGTGGCGCAAGCGCGTGCGGCCCCGCCCCGCCCGCCCCTCTAG
- a CDS encoding class I SAM-dependent methyltransferase, which translates to MAAWLASEAGRYLLAWEQERCDEAVADCFGYHALQLGLPQIDALRANRIPKRWLAQPEPSSALERHADQGAAAAPLQPSGGRELALVTHAAALPFSENTLDLIVLPHTLEFSADPHAVLREVQRVLLPEGRLVVCGLNPWSLWGLRQQRARLLARLGLQRPRWARPFLPEAGEFIAHRRLRDWLQLLGLEVESCRMGCYRPALQSELWLQRWSWMERAGARYWPFFGNAYCMVAVKRVRGLRLLGPAWKPKPAAAAPVAVACQASPARLDDEHQSPA; encoded by the coding sequence CTGGCGGCGTGGCTGGCCAGCGAGGCCGGGCGCTACCTGCTGGCGTGGGAGCAAGAGCGGTGTGATGAAGCGGTGGCCGATTGTTTTGGCTACCATGCCTTGCAACTGGGCTTGCCACAGATCGATGCCTTGCGCGCCAACCGCATCCCCAAGCGCTGGCTGGCACAGCCCGAGCCCTCCTCGGCGTTGGAGCGCCATGCCGACCAAGGCGCCGCTGCGGCACCGCTGCAGCCCAGTGGCGGGCGCGAGCTGGCCTTGGTGACGCACGCCGCCGCGCTGCCGTTTTCTGAAAATACCCTCGATTTGATCGTGCTGCCGCATACGCTGGAGTTCAGCGCCGACCCGCACGCGGTGCTGCGCGAGGTGCAGCGGGTCTTGTTGCCCGAGGGCCGCTTGGTGGTCTGTGGCCTCAACCCGTGGAGCCTGTGGGGTTTGCGCCAGCAGCGGGCGCGGCTCTTGGCTCGGTTGGGGCTGCAACGCCCACGCTGGGCGCGGCCGTTTTTGCCGGAGGCGGGCGAGTTCATTGCGCACCGGCGCCTGCGCGACTGGCTGCAGTTGCTGGGGCTGGAGGTCGAGTCGTGCCGCATGGGCTGTTACCGGCCGGCGCTGCAGTCGGAGTTGTGGTTGCAGCGCTGGAGTTGGATGGAGCGCGCCGGTGCCCGCTACTGGCCTTTTTTCGGCAACGCCTATTGCATGGTGGCCGTCAAGCGGGTGCGTGGCCTGCGCTTGCTGGGGCCAGCCTGGAAGCCCAAACCCGCCGCTGCCGCACCGGTGGCGGTGGCCTGTCAAGCCAGCCCCGCGCGGCTTGACGACGAGCACCAATCGCCCGCATGA
- a CDS encoding MlaD family protein, with translation MSTEDTVERTIRQARVKHVEFKAAALLALMLALLLGAALFLLYARGAFEPTQELVLIADDSEGVAIGMDLTFSGFPIGRVRRVGLGDDGMVRIWVDVRSSEAHWLRESSVFTLERSLVGATRLRAFTGVLEDPPLLDGVERRVLQGDAMADLPRLVIQVRDLLQNLSTMTAEQAPLNASLRNVQRASETLVGPQGALGVLVGNPEDRARFMQVVDESNALLRRLEAVAERAESLVGNADQRVFGADGLMTDTQAAVRQIEGLLADARQSLQQVDAVLVEAQGIAQNTRAATVDLDQLRVEVEANLRRIDGLLSELSRRWPLARDTELRVP, from the coding sequence ATGAGCACCGAAGACACAGTCGAACGCACCATCCGCCAGGCGCGCGTCAAGCACGTCGAGTTCAAGGCGGCGGCCTTGCTCGCGCTGATGCTGGCGTTGCTGCTGGGGGCGGCGCTGTTTTTGTTGTACGCACGCGGTGCGTTCGAGCCCACCCAAGAGCTGGTGCTGATTGCCGACGACTCCGAAGGGGTGGCGATCGGCATGGACCTGACCTTCTCTGGATTTCCGATCGGGCGCGTGCGCCGCGTGGGGCTAGGTGACGACGGCATGGTGCGCATCTGGGTCGACGTGCGCAGCAGCGAGGCCCACTGGTTGCGCGAGAGCAGCGTGTTTACGCTCGAGCGCAGCCTGGTGGGGGCGACGCGCTTGCGCGCCTTCACCGGGGTGCTGGAAGACCCGCCCCTGCTCGATGGCGTCGAGCGCAGGGTGCTCCAAGGCGACGCCATGGCCGACCTGCCGCGCCTGGTGATCCAGGTGCGCGATTTGCTGCAAAATCTCAGCACCATGACCGCCGAGCAGGCGCCGCTCAATGCCAGCTTGCGCAACGTGCAGCGCGCCAGCGAAACGCTGGTGGGGCCGCAAGGTGCGCTCGGGGTATTGGTGGGCAACCCCGAAGACCGCGCCCGCTTCATGCAGGTGGTCGACGAGAGCAACGCCTTGCTGCGGCGCCTGGAGGCGGTGGCGGAGCGGGCCGAATCGCTGGTGGGAAATGCTGACCAGCGCGTGTTTGGGGCCGATGGCCTGATGACCGACACCCAGGCGGCGGTGCGCCAAATCGAGGGCTTGCTGGCCGATGCGCGCCAGTCGCTGCAACAGGTCGATGCGGTGCTGGTCGAGGCCCAAGGCATTGCGCAAAATACGCGCGCCGCCACGGTGGATCTGGATCAGTTGCGGGTCGAGGTGGAGGCCAATCTGCGCCGCATCGATGGCCTGCTCAGCGAGCTCAGCCGGCGCTGGCCTTTGGCGCGCGACACCGAACTGAGGGTGCCCTGA
- a CDS encoding MlaE family ABC transporter permease has product MVWLKQFFALGSGMGRGLLHWCLNWWRIVHLGAVILVLAVSPASYRRERWPMLALHIYQATAPVLLWFTALSALFGVVLIRIVVVTATGLGLTQYAVEMVVRVLVLELIPLAAALFVALRCSIGQAGEILTLRRQGAFEQLQAEGKDALHWLVLPRALAGIFSVLTLVAVSTLVALLLGYVNIYGFSPWAIDPYTHLVGRVFSPEVTLIFVFKTFFFALIVALVPLASSLYDPVDPSQRASTELQLLLRLFLALLLIQMVSLLGNYA; this is encoded by the coding sequence ATGGTGTGGCTCAAGCAATTTTTCGCGCTGGGATCGGGCATGGGGCGCGGGCTGCTGCATTGGTGCCTAAATTGGTGGCGCATCGTGCACCTGGGGGCGGTGATTTTGGTGTTGGCGGTCTCGCCCGCGAGCTACCGCCGCGAGCGCTGGCCGATGTTGGCTTTGCACATTTACCAGGCCACGGCGCCGGTGCTGCTGTGGTTCACCGCCTTGTCGGCCCTGTTTGGCGTGGTGCTGATCCGGATCGTGGTGGTGACGGCCACCGGCTTGGGGCTGACGCAGTATGCGGTCGAGATGGTGGTGCGGGTGTTGGTGCTGGAGCTCATTCCGCTGGCGGCGGCGCTGTTCGTGGCGCTGCGCTGCAGCATTGGCCAAGCCGGAGAAATCTTGACGCTGCGCCGCCAAGGGGCGTTTGAGCAACTGCAAGCCGAGGGCAAAGACGCGCTGCACTGGCTGGTGCTGCCGCGCGCCTTGGCGGGTATCTTTTCGGTGCTGACGCTGGTGGCCGTCAGCACGCTGGTGGCGCTGTTGCTGGGCTACGTCAACATTTACGGTTTTAGCCCCTGGGCCATCGACCCGTACACGCACCTGGTGGGGCGGGTTTTCAGCCCCGAGGTGACGCTGATCTTCGTTTTCAAGACTTTTTTCTTTGCCCTCATCGTGGCGCTGGTGCCGCTGGCATCCAGTCTGTACGATCCAGTGGACCCGAGTCAGCGGGCCAGCACCGAATTGCAGCTGTTGCTGCGCCTGTTTCTGGCGCTGCTGCTGATTCAGATGGTTTCACTATTGGGCAACTACGCTTGA
- a CDS encoding response regulator transcription factor has translation MSLAYFLLHSTASSTALPTPSERWVQAFADGQWATWGNLLARVRPGDTVWIPVSQPQWPDRIAELLAQRPGSLVVVLSSVPEDAEGLRALDAGARGYCHLQAVPELLREVQQVVVHGGLWVGPSLVQRLVAATRELVQRNPASASAAGCDLSGLSEREAQVARAVALGKSNKEVAEQLFISERTVKAHLGAIFDKLGVRDRVQLVLRLQSSVHSDLPGVRP, from the coding sequence ATGAGCCTAGCCTATTTTTTGCTGCATTCAACGGCCAGCAGCACCGCCTTGCCGACGCCCTCAGAGCGTTGGGTGCAAGCCTTTGCCGATGGCCAGTGGGCCACTTGGGGCAATCTGTTGGCGCGGGTGCGCCCGGGCGATACGGTCTGGATCCCCGTGAGCCAGCCGCAGTGGCCGGACCGCATCGCCGAATTGCTGGCGCAGCGACCGGGGTCTCTGGTGGTGGTGCTCAGCAGCGTGCCCGAAGACGCCGAAGGCCTGCGCGCGCTCGATGCCGGGGCGCGCGGTTACTGTCACCTGCAAGCGGTGCCGGAGCTGCTGCGCGAAGTCCAGCAGGTGGTGGTGCACGGTGGGCTGTGGGTGGGGCCCAGCCTGGTGCAGCGGCTGGTGGCGGCAACCCGCGAGCTGGTGCAGCGCAACCCCGCCTCGGCCAGCGCAGCGGGCTGCGACTTGTCGGGCCTATCGGAGCGCGAGGCCCAAGTGGCGCGCGCCGTCGCCTTGGGCAAAAGCAACAAAGAGGTGGCCGAGCAGTTGTTCATTTCCGAGCGCACGGTCAAGGCCCACTTGGGGGCCATTTTCGACAAACTGGGGGTGCGCGACCGGGTGCAGCTGGTGCTCAGGCTGCAAAGCAGTGTGCACTCCGACCTGCCGGGGGTGCGCCCATGA